One window of the Caminibacter pacificus genome contains the following:
- a CDS encoding zinc-dependent peptidase, with product MDNFKNFLLLLWGAFFVFIIFQIISHFRYLQKLKKLKSTPLPQNLKKYIENLPQYQKLNEKQKRILEYKIQRFLLEKNFIPVNINLNDEIKTLIAFYACLPSIAYIDFCYPNLKNIYIYPHPVILKNLQNGYVVQEEEIIEGEATGENVIIAWDEAKKEIHHPNFRNVIIHEFAHQLDAADGVIDGIPPIETSKYNEWVKIMFGEYKKFKQKTLKNRFLGKFSLIDKYAATNEAEFFAVMSEYYFMKPQILKKHFPDIYKELKNFYKIEFI from the coding sequence ATGGATAATTTCAAAAACTTTCTCTTGCTCCTTTGGGGAGCATTTTTTGTTTTTATTATTTTTCAGATAATCTCTCATTTCAGATATTTACAAAAACTAAAAAAACTAAAATCGACTCCATTGCCCCAAAATCTAAAAAAATATATCGAAAATCTACCTCAATACCAAAAACTAAACGAAAAACAAAAAAGAATTTTAGAATATAAAATTCAAAGATTTTTGCTTGAGAAAAATTTCATACCCGTAAATATAAACCTCAACGACGAAATAAAAACTTTAATAGCATTTTATGCATGTCTGCCGAGTATTGCATATATTGATTTTTGTTACCCTAATCTAAAAAATATATACATCTACCCCCACCCGGTAATCCTAAAAAATCTCCAAAATGGCTATGTGGTACAAGAAGAAGAAATCATAGAAGGTGAAGCAACCGGCGAAAACGTTATAATTGCTTGGGATGAAGCAAAAAAAGAGATTCATCACCCAAATTTCAGAAATGTAATTATCCACGAATTCGCTCATCAGCTTGACGCCGCAGACGGAGTAATTGATGGAATACCACCGATTGAAACATCCAAATACAACGAATGGGTCAAAATAATGTTCGGAGAATATAAAAAATTCAAACAAAAAACGTTAAAAAATAGATTTTTAGGCAAATTTTCTCTAATTGACAAATACGCGGCCACAAACGAGGCCGAATTTTTCGCAGTAATGAGTGAGTACTACTTTATGAAACCTCAGATTTTAAAAAAGCATTTTCCGGATATTTATAAAGAATTAAAAAATTTTTATAAAATCGAATTCATATAA
- a CDS encoding sulfite exporter TauE/SafE family protein, which yields MHTYVFTLISGLLSGLALGLTGGGGSILAVPLLVYLVGINIHLAIVTSLIAVGATSLISSITYMKQNLVRFKVAFLMAAPGILSTFLGSLINKKLNGHLLLIMFSFLMFYIGFRMLKKRNIENVKSDTQNILKILFFGFIVGFLSGLFGVGGGFLLVPALYLGVNLSMKEAVGTSLFIIFMYGLFGMTSYIVEKREIDFLISAIFVLGGVFGGFIGAYIGEHLNQEKLRKIFAYFTMAMAVFIFLENIGYFI from the coding sequence ATGCATACGTATGTTTTTACATTGATAAGCGGATTGTTATCCGGTCTTGCTTTAGGTTTGACAGGCGGAGGAGGTTCGATTTTGGCCGTGCCTTTGCTTGTATATTTGGTAGGGATAAATATTCATTTGGCGATTGTGACTTCTTTGATTGCCGTAGGGGCTACTTCATTGATATCGTCAATTACGTATATGAAACAAAATTTAGTCAGATTTAAAGTGGCGTTTTTAATGGCGGCACCAGGAATTCTAAGTACTTTTTTGGGCTCATTAATAAATAAAAAACTCAACGGACATCTATTGCTTATAATGTTTTCTTTTTTGATGTTTTATATCGGTTTTAGAATGCTAAAAAAAAGAAATATCGAAAATGTTAAAAGTGATACACAAAATATTCTAAAGATATTGTTTTTCGGGTTTATAGTAGGGTTTTTGAGCGGACTTTTCGGTGTTGGAGGTGGTTTTTTGCTTGTGCCGGCTCTTTATTTGGGAGTAAATTTGTCTATGAAAGAGGCAGTTGGGACGTCTTTATTTATTATTTTTATGTACGGATTATTCGGTATGACGAGTTATATAGTTGAAAAAAGAGAAATCGATTTTTTGATTAGTGCGATTTTCGTGCTTGGAGGAGTGTTTGGAGGGTTTATCGGTGCGTACATAGGAGAACATCTCAATCAAGAAAAGTTAAGGAAAATATTTGCATACTTTACAATGGCAATGGCAGTTTTTATTTTCTTGGAAAATATCGGTTATTTTATATGA
- a CDS encoding rhodanese-like domain-containing protein, with the protein MNRINIELLNTINEHFKHFDQDFLKQKPCRISVDKVLEKIKNNEKILIVDIRTEFETQLVGYTYKDSINIPLNKLFEEENIKKLLEYQDKGYELIISCHSGARTIVATAFLHLLGIESAKSLEGGIAAFADAVKP; encoded by the coding sequence ATGAATCGTATAAATATAGAATTATTAAATACGATAAATGAACATTTTAAGCATTTCGATCAAGATTTTTTAAAGCAAAAGCCTTGTAGGATAAGTGTTGATAAAGTACTTGAAAAGATAAAAAATAATGAAAAAATTTTAATTGTGGATATAAGAACGGAATTTGAGACTCAGCTTGTGGGTTATACATACAAAGATAGTATCAATATTCCTTTAAATAAACTTTTTGAAGAAGAGAATATTAAAAAACTACTTGAGTATCAAGACAAAGGGTATGAGCTTATTATTAGTTGTCACAGCGGAGCAAGAACTATTGTTGCTACGGCGTTTTTGCATCTTTTGGGTATAGAGAGTGCCAAATCTCTTGAGGGTGGTATTGCGGCTTTTGCCGATGCGGTAAAACCTTAA
- a CDS encoding LysR substrate-binding domain-containing protein translates to MTLKEIEIFLMLAKTQNVTKTAQILNLSQSAVSLAIKSLENKLNTKLFNRIGKKLILNENGKLFKEKTEKAYFEIISAENLFKTKNLSGELIFSASKTINNFLLPPIYLKFIHKYPNIKLNKNSKNSKQIIEELLQGKIDFGFIETEFDHQDIIKEELKKDNLIVVSSDKNLTKKEYFIDELLNKLWILREKGSGTRDMFLAGIEDIKIDKFIESDDVCEIKNLLLSPNTITCISELAVKNEIKNKTLYKIDVKNINFQRKFYLIYHKNKEITPIFSTFIEFIRKNIKNS, encoded by the coding sequence ATGACTTTAAAAGAAATTGAAATATTCCTCATGCTTGCAAAAACACAAAACGTTACAAAAACAGCACAAATACTAAACCTTTCGCAAAGCGCAGTTTCACTTGCTATTAAATCTTTAGAAAACAAACTAAACACTAAACTTTTCAACAGAATCGGCAAAAAACTTATATTAAACGAAAACGGCAAACTTTTCAAAGAAAAAACAGAAAAAGCCTATTTTGAAATTATAAGCGCTGAAAATTTATTTAAGACGAAAAATTTAAGCGGTGAGCTTATTTTTAGTGCGAGTAAAACGATAAATAATTTCCTTTTACCTCCAATTTACTTAAAATTTATCCACAAATATCCAAATATTAAACTAAATAAAAACTCGAAAAACTCTAAACAAATAATAGAGGAATTACTACAAGGAAAAATCGACTTCGGATTCATCGAAACGGAATTCGACCATCAAGATATCATAAAAGAAGAACTAAAAAAAGATAATCTTATAGTAGTCAGCTCGGATAAAAACCTAACAAAAAAAGAATATTTTATAGACGAGCTTTTAAATAAACTGTGGATATTAAGAGAAAAAGGCTCGGGTACAAGAGATATGTTTTTAGCAGGAATAGAAGATATAAAAATAGACAAATTTATAGAAAGCGATGATGTTTGCGAAATAAAAAACCTACTCCTATCACCAAACACGATAACCTGCATTTCAGAACTCGCAGTTAAAAACGAAATTAAAAATAAAACGTTATATAAAATAGACGTAAAAAATATAAATTTCCAAAGAAAATTTTATCTTATCTATCATAAAAACAAAGAAATAACTCCTATTTTCAGTACCTTTATCGAGTTTATAAGAAAAAATATAAAAAACTCATAA
- a CDS encoding PcfJ domain-containing protein: MKSFDLTLPKSPAEIENHYFCECGNKFVDKNRCPKCGNQKFYTYEDVKKLNPKLYELKESNYGIECFIEYPVFNEKIMFKKERLAILINKEIKLSQKFREKFDFYYDEIATIVEKYLKFLGLWNERKRVFKLLKQLESRRVLEIIKVKDPEVLLWSVYDEDISVEEFFEKLLKDSSKSVKKAIYEKYKKQLYHLAYNPIIDILILRAVDDINYQRELISLSCEYDGVVSIDIESIEKFINFLRRFEQKEIVKFLKKAFEYNIFMFYIATFLNHPIKRYFKSIEDTLMNTIDYCEYEYSIPVKFKFDKFVFKLPKNSIELKNYGNELRNCLSMYTNVHNKRYLIFGVFKGRKLKYAVNFDKQKKFIVEAKGFANSNINEKDYKVIEKFFEEFKEAI, encoded by the coding sequence ATGAAATCTTTCGATTTAACTCTTCCAAAATCTCCTGCTGAAATCGAAAATCACTACTTTTGCGAGTGTGGTAACAAATTTGTCGATAAAAATAGATGTCCAAAATGCGGTAATCAGAAGTTTTATACTTATGAAGACGTTAAGAAACTCAACCCTAAATTATACGAACTAAAAGAATCAAATTATGGAATCGAGTGTTTTATTGAATATCCTGTTTTTAATGAAAAAATTATGTTTAAAAAAGAAAGATTAGCAATTTTAATAAATAAAGAAATCAAATTAAGCCAAAAGTTTAGAGAAAAGTTTGATTTTTATTATGATGAAATTGCCACTATTGTTGAAAAATATTTGAAATTTTTAGGGTTGTGGAATGAGAGAAAAAGAGTTTTTAAGTTATTAAAACAGCTTGAGAGTAGAAGAGTTTTAGAAATTATAAAAGTTAAAGATCCTGAAGTTTTATTGTGGAGTGTATATGATGAGGATATTTCGGTAGAAGAATTTTTTGAAAAACTTCTTAAAGACTCTTCTAAATCAGTTAAAAAAGCAATTTATGAAAAGTATAAAAAACAGCTTTATCATCTTGCTTACAATCCTATAATTGATATATTGATTTTAAGGGCGGTTGATGATATTAATTATCAAAGAGAATTAATATCTCTTTCTTGTGAGTATGACGGAGTTGTTAGTATTGATATAGAAAGTATTGAGAAATTTATAAATTTTTTAAGGAGATTTGAACAAAAAGAAATTGTGAAGTTTTTGAAAAAGGCTTTTGAATATAACATTTTCATGTTTTATATTGCTACATTTTTAAACCATCCGATAAAGCGTTATTTTAAAAGTATTGAAGATACGTTAATGAATACAATTGATTATTGTGAATATGAATATTCCATACCTGTGAAATTCAAATTTGATAAATTTGTTTTCAAACTCCCCAAAAATTCAATTGAACTAAAAAATTACGGTAATGAATTGAGAAACTGTCTATCAATGTATACAAATGTTCATAATAAAAGATATTTAATTTTTGGTGTGTTTAAAGGAAGAAAATTAAAATATGCTGTTAATTTCGATAAGCAAAAAAAATTTATTGTCGAAGCAAAAGGTTTTGCAAATTCAAATATTAATGAAAAAGATTATAAAGTGATTGAAAAATTTTTTGAAGAGTTTAAGGAGGCGATATGA